The region AAACTTCAGGCGGAACTAAAAGCCAAGATTTCGAAACTTCGTCAACAGCTGGAAACGCCGCAGAAAAAACATGGGGCGCGAACGGTCGAGGCGCACGACCATATCGATAAAGAAGGCGCCGGGCAGGTGATAATGATTGGTCCGCCCAATTCGGGGAAATCCTCCCTGTTGGCGACATTGACTCATGCCCAGCCGCTAATCGGCGATTACCCTTTCA is a window of Candidatus Zixiibacteriota bacterium DNA encoding:
- a CDS encoding GTPase yields the protein MPANLPPQYYELEREFKKEQDPKEKLRLAQELLAMMPKHKGTDKLQAELKAKISKLRQQLETPQKKHGARTVEAHDHIDKEGAGQVIMIGPPNSGKSSLLATLTHAQPLIGDYPF